The proteins below are encoded in one region of uncultured Eubacteriales bacterium:
- the nifH gene encoding Nitrogenase iron protein 6, whose protein sequence is MSEKQLRQIAIYGKGGIGKSTTTQNLTAGLVELGKQVMVVGCDPKADSTRLLLGGLHQKTVLDTLREEGEQIELSAVLKQGYQGTRCVESGGPEPGVGCAGRGIITAIGLLERLGAYTEDLDYVFYDVLGDVVCGGFAMPIREGKAKEIYIVASGEMMSLYAANNIAKGICRYANKGGVRLGGIICNSRNVDRENELLRAFSKELGTQLIHLIPRDNVVQHAEIHRQTVIQYRPESNQANEYRQLARKIGDNTSFSIPTPMTQERLEEILLEYGLLEDLKDRDAI, encoded by the coding sequence ATGTCGGAAAAGCAACTCAGACAGATCGCAATCTACGGGAAGGGCGGTATCGGAAAATCCACAACGACCCAGAACCTCACGGCCGGTCTCGTTGAACTGGGAAAGCAGGTCATGGTCGTAGGCTGCGATCCAAAAGCCGACTCGACGCGGCTGCTCCTTGGCGGACTCCACCAGAAAACCGTTCTGGATACCCTGCGTGAGGAGGGCGAGCAGATTGAATTGAGCGCCGTCTTGAAGCAGGGCTATCAGGGAACAAGATGTGTCGAGTCAGGTGGACCCGAGCCGGGTGTTGGCTGCGCGGGACGCGGCATCATCACCGCCATCGGTCTTTTGGAGCGTCTGGGCGCTTATACGGAGGATCTTGACTATGTTTTTTATGATGTCCTTGGCGATGTCGTCTGCGGCGGTTTCGCAATGCCCATCCGCGAGGGCAAGGCGAAAGAAATCTACATCGTGGCAAGCGGCGAGATGATGTCGCTCTACGCCGCGAACAACATCGCGAAGGGCATCTGCCGCTACGCCAATAAGGGCGGCGTCCGGCTGGGCGGCATCATCTGCAACAGCCGCAACGTGGACCGCGAGAACGAGCTGCTGCGCGCGTTTTCCAAGGAGCTGGGCACGCAGCTCATCCACCTTATTCCCCGCGACAACGTGGTGCAGCACGCGGAAATCCACAGGCAGACAGTCATTCAATACCGCCCCGAGTCGAATCAGGCGAACGAATACCGCCAGTTGGCCCGGAAGATCGGAGACAACACCTCTTTCTCGATCCCCACGCCCATGACGCAGGAGAGGCTGGAGGAGATTCTGCTGGAATACGGACTGCTGGAAGATTTGAAAGACAGAGACGCAATCTGA
- a CDS encoding conserved hypothetical protein (Evidence 4 : Homologs of previously reported genes of unknown function): protein MSEVNESVEAATCDPLAHVANRHPCFGGGSNINRGRVHLPVSPACNIQCAFCNRTRNETEQRPGVTSQLLSPEEAADIVERALALCPEITVAGIAGPGDTLATHHAIDTFLLIQERHPELINCLSTNGLLLEQYAEELIAAGVKTITVTVNAVDPEILKHICLWVVKDGKKYEGGEGASILIEAQKRGIAKISALGALVKINMVLVPGVNDGHVEEVAHTVKELGANFINIIPLIPQYKLSHLREPGCEELHRAREKAEAYLPVFRHCQRCRADACGIPGKVDVADKLYAIRQAATTFSHG, encoded by the coding sequence ATGTCTGAAGTAAACGAGAGCGTTGAGGCCGCGACGTGTGACCCTTTGGCCCATGTGGCAAACCGCCACCCCTGCTTTGGAGGCGGCTCCAATATAAACAGGGGCAGGGTGCACCTCCCCGTCAGCCCGGCTTGCAATATCCAATGCGCGTTTTGTAACCGCACCCGGAATGAGACGGAGCAGCGGCCGGGCGTGACCTCGCAGCTCCTTTCACCGGAAGAGGCGGCGGACATTGTGGAGCGCGCGCTTGCGCTCTGTCCGGAGATCACGGTCGCGGGTATCGCCGGACCGGGAGATACGCTTGCGACCCACCATGCGATCGACACATTTCTGCTGATCCAGGAGCGGCATCCCGAGCTCATCAACTGCCTGAGCACAAACGGGCTGCTGCTGGAGCAGTACGCGGAGGAGCTGATCGCGGCGGGAGTCAAAACGATCACAGTGACCGTCAATGCCGTCGATCCGGAGATTTTAAAGCACATCTGTCTCTGGGTCGTGAAGGACGGCAAGAAATATGAGGGCGGGGAGGGGGCGTCCATCCTGATTGAGGCGCAGAAGAGGGGCATTGCCAAAATCTCCGCGTTGGGCGCGCTGGTAAAGATCAATATGGTCCTCGTGCCCGGCGTCAACGACGGCCATGTCGAGGAGGTCGCGCACACGGTGAAGGAGCTGGGCGCCAACTTCATCAACATCATACCGCTCATTCCGCAGTACAAACTCTCGCACCTCCGGGAACCCGGCTGTGAAGAGCTGCACCGGGCGCGCGAAAAAGCGGAGGCCTATCTCCCCGTTTTCCGGCACTGCCAGCGCTGCCGCGCCGACGCCTGCGGCATCCCCGGTAAGGTCGATGTGGCCGACAAGCTCTATGCGATCCGGCAGGCGGCGACCACATTCTCACACGGATAA
- a CDS encoding Nitrogenase molybdenum-iron protein, alpha and beta chain, which produces MSKFVDRPRYGCAMSGALALLRAIPRTIPIIHSSTGCGFNCYNGTNAGSGYLGGGYCGGAATPSSNVVERHVVFGGEERLREQIESTLEVMDGDLYVVVTGCMVEMIGDDVQSVAQEFKDEGRPVIAVNTPSFQGNSYHGYELLFSALAREVVRKAEAVNPKKVNVLGLVPGGDVFYKGNLREIKRLLSLLGLEVNTFIGEGETLDDFKNAGDAALNLVLSDIHGVKTAQEFQRVHKTPYITTGLPIGYLQTAEFLHQVAKHLQISAETVETVLQRERTVYFDYFERLADIYNDIDLQRYVVVVADSNYAPSLARFSADELGWLPELTVITDFLEEHHKAALEKRFRGWESGLRPAVKFDTDAASVRHYLKEVWPRDRNARYFDALGPGYILGSVIEKELADEFQFDLLPVAFPVTNRIVFNRGYAGIRGGLTLAEDILGTLVAGR; this is translated from the coding sequence ATGAGTAAATTTGTGGACCGGCCCCGGTATGGGTGCGCCATGTCCGGCGCGCTGGCTCTCCTGCGGGCCATTCCGAGAACCATTCCCATCATTCACTCCTCCACCGGCTGCGGCTTCAACTGCTATAACGGAACCAACGCAGGCTCCGGCTACCTGGGCGGCGGATACTGTGGCGGCGCGGCGACACCCAGCAGCAATGTGGTGGAGCGCCACGTTGTCTTCGGCGGCGAGGAGCGGCTGCGGGAACAGATCGAATCGACCCTTGAGGTGATGGACGGCGATTTGTATGTCGTGGTCACCGGCTGTATGGTCGAGATGATCGGCGACGACGTGCAGTCGGTGGCGCAGGAATTCAAGGACGAGGGCAGGCCGGTCATAGCGGTCAACACGCCCAGCTTTCAGGGGAATTCCTATCATGGCTACGAGCTGCTGTTCTCCGCGCTGGCGCGTGAGGTCGTACGGAAGGCGGAGGCGGTCAACCCGAAAAAAGTCAACGTGCTCGGCCTTGTTCCCGGCGGGGATGTGTTTTATAAGGGGAACCTCCGGGAGATCAAGCGCCTCCTCTCGCTCCTCGGGCTGGAGGTCAATACCTTCATCGGAGAGGGAGAAACTCTGGACGACTTTAAAAACGCCGGGGATGCGGCGCTGAACCTTGTGTTGTCGGACATCCACGGCGTGAAGACCGCGCAGGAGTTCCAGCGGGTTCATAAAACCCCCTACATCACCACCGGCCTTCCCATCGGATATCTCCAGACGGCAGAATTTCTCCACCAGGTGGCGAAGCACCTCCAAATCTCCGCTGAAACGGTGGAAACGGTGTTACAGCGGGAGCGCACGGTCTATTTTGACTACTTCGAGCGCCTGGCCGATATTTACAATGATATTGATCTGCAGCGGTATGTCGTGGTGGTTGCTGACTCCAATTACGCGCCGTCGCTGGCCCGTTTTTCCGCCGACGAGCTGGGCTGGCTGCCGGAGCTGACGGTCATCACGGACTTCCTGGAGGAGCACCATAAGGCCGCGCTGGAGAAACGCTTTCGTGGATGGGAATCCGGCCTGCGGCCTGCCGTAAAATTCGATACCGACGCCGCCTCGGTGCGGCACTATCTGAAGGAGGTCTGGCCCCGGGACCGCAACGCCCGCTATTTTGACGCGCTGGGTCCCGGCTACATTCTGGGCAGCGTCATCGAAAAGGAGCTGGCGGACGAATTCCAGTTTGATCTTCTGCCTGTGGCGTTCCCGGTGACCAACCGTATTGTCTTCAACAGGGGCTATGCGGGGATCCGCGGCGGGCTCACCCTGGCTGAAGATATCCTGGGAACCCTGGTAGCCGGCAGATAA
- a CDS encoding Dinitrogenase iron-molybdenum cofactor biosynthesis protein, whose translation MEYLVAVSSKDGLVISQHFGHTEEFQILKVEDNERYRFVEHRPAAPPCTMGEHDEQQLGRAIEALSDCKYVLSAKIGRGAQAALQAKGITPLEITHFVSYAMEKVMLYDKKFKQERRI comes from the coding sequence TTGGAGTATCTTGTCGCGGTTTCTTCCAAGGACGGACTTGTGATTTCGCAGCACTTTGGACATACGGAAGAGTTTCAGATCTTAAAGGTTGAAGACAACGAGCGATATCGCTTTGTGGAGCATCGTCCGGCAGCACCACCCTGTACGATGGGTGAGCATGACGAGCAGCAGTTGGGCCGCGCCATCGAGGCGCTGTCCGACTGCAAATATGTCCTCAGCGCGAAAATTGGCAGGGGAGCGCAGGCGGCGCTGCAGGCGAAAGGCATCACGCCGCTGGAGATCACCCATTTTGTCAGCTATGCCATGGAGAAAGTCATGCTCTATGATAAGAAATTCAAACAGGAAAGAAGGATATAG
- the cysK gene encoding cysteine synthase A, O-acetylserine sulfhydrolase A subunit (Evidence 2a : Function of homologous gene experimentally demonstrated in an other organism; PubMedId : 2457575, 3062311, 3290198, 6302202, 8506346, 8774726, 9298646; Product type e : enzyme) — MANVAQKLTDLVGNTPLLQLNAYGKEKGVVGNLVVKLEYFNPAGSVKDRIALAMIEDAEARGVIGPDTVIIEPTSGNTGVGLAFVAAAKGYRCILTMPDTMSVERRSLLSAHRAELVLTPGAQGMKGAIRKAEELAAQIPNAFIPQQFNNPANVEVHRRTTAQEILRDLDGQVDIFVAGVGTGGTVTGVGSALKEHNPNVRIVAVEPYGSPVLSGGRPGAHKIQGIGAGFVPQVLDTGIIDEIFKVRDEEAFETAQELSRTEGLLVGISSGAAAFAATQLARRKENRGKTIVALLPDTGERYLSTALFNWIH; from the coding sequence ATGGCAAACGTAGCACAAAAGCTCACAGATCTGGTGGGCAACACGCCGCTGCTCCAGCTAAACGCCTATGGGAAAGAGAAAGGCGTAGTGGGAAATCTGGTGGTCAAGCTTGAATATTTCAATCCGGCCGGCAGCGTAAAGGACCGTATCGCGCTGGCGATGATTGAGGACGCCGAGGCGCGCGGAGTCATCGGCCCGGACACGGTCATCATCGAGCCTACCTCCGGCAATACCGGCGTCGGTCTTGCCTTTGTCGCGGCCGCAAAGGGATATCGGTGCATTCTCACCATGCCCGACACCATGTCGGTGGAACGGCGCAGTCTTCTTTCCGCCCATCGCGCGGAGCTTGTCCTGACGCCCGGCGCGCAGGGCATGAAGGGGGCCATCCGCAAGGCGGAGGAGCTGGCTGCGCAGATTCCAAACGCCTTTATTCCGCAGCAGTTCAACAACCCGGCCAACGTTGAGGTGCATAGACGCACCACCGCACAGGAGATCCTGCGTGATTTGGATGGCCAGGTGGATATATTCGTCGCCGGCGTCGGCACCGGCGGCACGGTGACCGGCGTCGGCTCCGCCCTCAAGGAGCACAATCCGAATGTCAGGATCGTAGCGGTGGAGCCTTACGGCTCCCCGGTGCTGTCGGGGGGCCGTCCCGGTGCGCACAAGATCCAGGGAATCGGCGCAGGCTTTGTTCCCCAGGTGCTCGATACCGGCATCATCGACGAGATCTTCAAGGTGCGGGATGAGGAGGCGTTTGAAACCGCGCAGGAGCTCTCCAGAACAGAAGGCCTGCTGGTTGGCATCTCCTCCGGCGCGGCCGCCTTTGCCGCGACGCAGCTGGCACGCAGAAAAGAAAACCGGGGTAAGACGATCGTCGCGCTGCTGCCGGATACCGGCGAGCGGTATCTGTCTACCGCTCTGTTCAACTGGATTCATTAA
- a CDS encoding Nitrogenase molybdenum-iron protein, alpha and beta chain translates to MKQNVETSAPAREERLHAGIAFGGTCGELRCSLNKGGTCLSTPNRAFSETYGCQFTLSLGIINTLRNAVVIMHGPIGCGYCSTATTGTGKTYKRLRDPGSSGTIWLSSNLDESDVIGGGEEKLKEAVLFADREYRPEIIVVVSSCVPALVGDDVDAILENLQSDTAARLIACNCEGFKTKIMATAYDAAYNGIMKGITEPYREWRPLTESDQDRAEREFRISRTVNVFNVGSMSRTDELELERLLNAVGLNVNFLPCYAEPDDFQTSLEAALNVSVCGTHDDYYLKYLRESFGIPYLIDTIPIGKKNVARWLRKIAEFFHLEKETEDLIALEEAALEEGLAPFREKLRGKRVYIGGGEVRILATASIAQDLGMEIVGLKGHHVDEFLLPLFETLDNAEEIPINIATQHPFEQANVIERVKPDVIIIHTGGNSISAKHGLPLLPLFSPSINYLGYSGEYEMARRLSRIIRNPSLNRHLSRFCPKPFKQSWYQENPFKYIRDK, encoded by the coding sequence ATGAAACAAAATGTGGAAACCTCCGCTCCCGCGCGGGAGGAGCGGCTGCACGCCGGGATCGCCTTTGGAGGAACCTGCGGAGAGCTGCGGTGCAGTTTAAATAAGGGCGGCACCTGTCTAAGCACGCCCAACCGAGCCTTTTCAGAGACCTACGGCTGTCAGTTTACCCTGAGCCTCGGCATCATCAACACCCTCCGCAACGCCGTGGTCATCATGCACGGCCCCATCGGCTGCGGATACTGCTCCACTGCCACAACGGGAACGGGCAAGACATATAAGCGCCTGCGGGACCCCGGGTCCAGCGGGACCATCTGGCTCAGCTCCAACCTGGATGAGAGCGACGTCATTGGCGGCGGCGAAGAAAAGCTGAAGGAGGCCGTCCTGTTCGCCGACCGGGAATATCGTCCGGAAATCATCGTTGTGGTCAGCTCCTGCGTACCGGCGCTGGTTGGAGACGACGTGGACGCTATTCTGGAAAACCTCCAGAGCGACACCGCCGCCAGGCTGATTGCCTGTAACTGCGAGGGATTTAAGACCAAAATCATGGCTACCGCCTATGACGCGGCCTACAACGGCATCATGAAAGGCATCACGGAGCCATACAGAGAGTGGCGGCCGCTGACGGAAAGCGACCAGGACAGGGCGGAGCGCGAATTTCGCATCAGCCGCACCGTCAATGTGTTTAACGTCGGCTCCATGAGCCGCACCGATGAGCTGGAGCTGGAGCGCCTGCTGAACGCCGTGGGCCTGAACGTGAACTTCCTCCCGTGCTACGCCGAGCCGGACGATTTCCAGACCAGTCTGGAGGCCGCGCTGAACGTCTCCGTCTGCGGAACGCATGACGACTATTATCTCAAGTACCTCCGGGAGTCGTTTGGGATCCCATACCTCATCGATACCATCCCAATCGGCAAGAAGAACGTGGCCCGCTGGCTGCGGAAAATCGCGGAGTTTTTCCATCTGGAGAAGGAGACCGAGGATTTGATCGCCCTGGAAGAGGCCGCGCTTGAGGAGGGCCTTGCCCCGTTCCGGGAGAAGCTTCGCGGCAAGCGGGTCTATATTGGCGGGGGCGAGGTGCGGATTCTGGCGACCGCGTCCATCGCGCAGGACCTGGGCATGGAGATCGTTGGCCTGAAGGGGCACCATGTGGATGAATTCCTTCTGCCGCTTTTTGAGACGCTGGACAACGCGGAGGAGATCCCAATCAACATCGCCACCCAGCATCCCTTTGAGCAGGCCAATGTCATTGAGCGCGTCAAGCCGGATGTCATCATCATCCATACCGGCGGCAACAGCATCTCCGCCAAACACGGCCTGCCGCTCCTGCCTCTGTTCAGCCCGTCCATCAACTATCTGGGGTACTCCGGCGAATATGAGATGGCGCGGCGCCTGAGCCGCATCATCCGCAACCCGTCGCTCAACCGCCACCTAAGCCGGTTCTGCCCCAAGCCGTTCAAACAGAGCTGGTATCAGGAAAACCCGTTCAAATACATTAGAGACAAGTAA
- the ssuB gene encoding Aliphatic sulfonates import ATP-binding protein SsuB, producing MSDTILALKDVNRTYIDGDDPAEASVVEALRNINLEVRRGEFITIIGSSGCGKTTLLRLIGGLDQPQGGQVLLDDTPITGPDPQRGYVFQQGSLFPWLTVEQNIAAGLKARRVYHEQKDKVSYYIHLIGLDGFEKAYPHQISGGMAQRVAIARALINDPAVLLMDEPMGALDSFTRADLQDKLLEIRAGNDATMVLVTHDVDEAIYLSDRIVIMTPRPGKISEVLEVALPHPRDRGGIQFLNLRRDIMDRFHLASAEPQPEYFI from the coding sequence ATGAGCGATACCATCCTTGCGCTAAAGGACGTAAACCGCACTTACATTGATGGCGACGACCCCGCCGAAGCAAGCGTTGTAGAGGCGCTGAGAAACATCAATCTGGAAGTCAGACGCGGTGAATTTATCACGATCATCGGCTCCTCCGGCTGCGGGAAGACCACCCTGCTTCGCCTGATCGGCGGGCTGGATCAACCTCAGGGCGGGCAGGTGCTGCTGGACGATACCCCGATCACCGGCCCCGACCCGCAGCGGGGGTATGTGTTTCAGCAGGGAAGTCTGTTTCCGTGGCTGACGGTGGAGCAGAACATCGCCGCCGGTCTTAAGGCCCGCCGCGTATATCATGAACAGAAGGATAAGGTGTCCTACTACATCCATTTGATCGGATTAGACGGCTTTGAGAAGGCCTACCCCCATCAAATCAGCGGGGGTATGGCGCAGCGTGTGGCAATTGCCCGCGCCCTCATCAACGACCCGGCGGTGCTGCTGATGGATGAGCCAATGGGGGCGCTGGATTCCTTTACCCGTGCCGATTTGCAGGATAAGCTGCTGGAGATCCGTGCGGGGAATGACGCAACTATGGTTCTGGTCACACACGATGTGGATGAGGCCATCTATCTCTCCGACCGTATCGTCATCATGACGCCCCGCCCCGGTAAGATCAGCGAGGTGTTGGAGGTTGCGCTGCCCCACCCGCGGGACCGCGGCGGCATTCAGTTTCTCAACCTCCGCCGGGATATCATGGACCGTTTCCATTTGGCCAGCGCCGAGCCTCAGCCCGAATATTTCATATAA